The genomic stretch TGCTGGAAAGAATGTGTATATCAGATTTACCTGCAGCACGGGAGACGCCATGGGGATGAACATGGTTTCAAAAGGAGTTCAGAATGTTCTTGATTTCCTTCAAAACGACTTTCATGACATGGATGTTATTGGCATATctggttagtttttttttttatggattattatatttatatttttagaccATTTATTCACTTTTCTTTCTTGTGAACTTGTCAAATTTTTCTTCAACCTGAGTTGTTGCTACTGTTCCTTTTTTCAGTTGTGTACAGTTataaatttttttgtatggtcaAGAAGACAATATCGACTAAATTTTTTGTTTCCCTCTTGTTCCTATTGGAAGCTTAAGTGATCGAATTTGTTTTCTACCTCAATTTCAGACCTGGTTTGTTCCTAGGACAAGCTGGGTATAATTCTTTTGTACATCGTTTTCATTCCTAATAGTTTTAATGAATATGTATAGTCTAATAATTCGTACACGCATACTTGTCAAGAAGTCATCGCTGATAATGCTATCCCCACCCCAATATTTAAATGtttggaatttgaatttttaatgtCATTGTCGCTACCATTTGTTTTTCATTGAATGTTAATACCTGTAAGGATTAATCCTTTATCCAGGTCATTTTTCTATTCCCATCTTATTAGCAATTATTgcccttttgttttgttttttttggcTGTGGTGTGGAGGTGCTAGTTCACAGCTTCTTATGTCATTCTCTAGTACCAGTTTCATGTTTTTCTACTATATGACAGGCAACTTTTGTTCGGACAAGAAACCTGCTGCTGTAAACTGGATCGAAGGGCATGGCACATCAGTTGTTTGCGAGGCAGTAATCAATGAAGAGGTGGTGAAGAAGGTTTTGAAAACAAACATCCATGCTCTTGTAGAGCTTAACATGCTTAAGAACCTTGTTGGCTCTGCCATTGCTGGTGCTCTCGGTGGATACAATGCTCACGCCAGCAACATAGTATCTGCAGTATTTATAGCCACAGGCCAAAATCCAGCACAAAACATAGAGAGCTCTCACTGCATTACCATGATGGAAGCTATCAACAACGGCAAGGATCTTCATGTCTCTGTGACTATGCCTTCAATTGAGGTAAAACCAGTAGTTCCATTCCAACACACAATCAATCATTAAAGATATGCATTAACATTATTTCCTATATATTTTATCTTCAGGTGGGTACAGTAGGAGGTGGGACACAACTCGCTTCTCAATCTGCATGCCTGAACTTGCTTGGCGTGAAAGGTGCAAGCAAAGAGTCCCCAGGAGCTAACTCTAAACTACTGGCCACCATTGTAGCTGGTTCAGTGTTAGCAGGTGAGCTCTCTTTGATGTCTGCTATAGCAGCTGGGCAGCTTGTCAAGAGTCACATGAAATACAATAGATCCAGCAAAGACATGTCAAAAGTTGCATGCTAAACAggtacaaaataaaagaaaaaaaagggaagGGGGGTTCCGGGTGTGATTATCGAGCTACAATTAAAGAGAGAAGAGAGTCCACTAGTCCAGGCTATGTTGTTTAGGGTGGTGCACATGGGAAAATGTTGGGGGTGTTCAATTTTCCATAGCTGTAATAAGGGTTTTCGGTATCTTGTGGTGGAGGAGGAGAGAGAGACAGAGGGAAAAGTAATATAACATGGGGGTGAGTTGGGTTGGGTTGGGCTGTacgggtttctcttgttctttttttgtTCTTTCCAACTTCTCTAATTTTCTCCAAGTGTGAGGTGTCAGTGAGTAGGACATTATACTTGGCAGTGGCAGGCCATCATCTGTGCAAATCTCCCCACCATCAAAATCTGTGGTCTGTATTATGTCGCAgtcttgattattattatttttattttgaaaaaaaaagagtTGTTTTTGTCTTCTCCATTGGGAGGAGGTGTTTGTATAATAATGATTGTACTTTTGTAGTGGGATTCATGTTCAATCTATGTCTTTTTCTCAGTCTTTTTGCATACTAAGCTAAGACTTGGTGAATTTCTTTGTATTACCATTCTTCTTCGTCATCCACTGCTAAGAAGTATTTATTATAACTGTGGTATAATAATATCAAGAGTAACTAAGATATAGATATTGGTGAGATTTATAAATATAATGTTCCAAACTATAATGTAAATAATTTGGGGTCTGACTTGTGAAATTTTGAAATGATGAAACCAATACATGTTATTGAACTAGATGACATGGATGCTATTGGCATATctggttagtttttttttttggattattatatttatgttttcagACCATTTAGTCACTTTTCTTTCTTGTGAACTCGTCAAATTTTTCTTCAACCTGAGTTGTTGCTGCTGTTCCTTTTTTCAGTTATGTGCAGTAATACACCCCCTATATTCATATCCCTTGAAGATGAACTCAaggaaaataaaacatttaaataatcaaataatgaAATAGTTTAATTTGGCAATAAGTTtcaagacaattattttatttgattgctATTTTGGCTTGTATCCATTCATTTATTAGAGAATTGAActgtgtcttttattttattagataAAATAGATGCGAATAGAAAATCTGAGTAGTATCTGCTCAAGCTTTTATTTATTAGGCTAACTTTTTATGTACTAAGGAAGGCTTATgtagaaaattttatttattagattcAGCATGCCTATTTACttgaaatagaaaaattaatatgaaaaacTCAATGTAAAGTTAAAAAATAGTTGAGGTTCAGTCAATCATTTTGTTTACAAGAGagcataaacatttatttttgtaaTGGGTTTTGTGGATTAAGTTGGGATCAAATTGTATACTAGTTTTTTGTAATGAATCCACTTCtgcttgtttgtttttattgAATAGCCGTTACCACTGGTTTTCTGAGGCCATAATTTATGTTAGTTTTGTTtccaaaattgagctacatttATGATACTTGATCttgatatataaataaattagcaAGGTGATTCTATACTCTCTGTTCTCTATTCGCACCTTTCTTTCCTCACTTATTTTGTTCTTACTTTGATACAAGTTTAGGttcatattttaaattatttgaatatggcagttttaattaataatactccTTTAGATTTGGGTTGTGTTCATTTTTGTttttgtgtgagtttttggatttttcattaactttactgtataattatttattttacagCAATTTTATAGTCTAATTATTGATTATGAGCTCCCTTTTTGTTGTTTGGTTTGTTAGTACTGACACTTTACAAGGATGATTGACCTAGCTGCTGATTATTGTCCATGATTCATTCTATAATTCAGACAGAAAGTATGCTTTTTAGTTTGGAAAATTACAAGAGGCATGGGGTCTGTAAGCTTGCTGCTACAAATTTTTCAACTTTGTTCTTTTTTATTTGATCAAACTGATGTGCTTGTTTGTTTATGTCTCAAACAGAAGTGGCAGCATATAGAATGGTCAATATTGAAGTGAGCTATCCCATTTGATATTTCCAGGTACCTTATATGTTGTAGTAATTAAAGTATAAAACTGAATTATGTGTCTCTTATGACAAACTTATTTTAGCCCCATTGATACATGCCAATCTTGCTTAAGGTGTTCAAAAGAAATGGATTAtgtgtttttgtttttaatcttTAGTGCTTTATCAAATGATATACTTCCTTAACGGTAAATTGGCCATAATAATATATCATTACATTTTGAGCACACCATGTCACTATGTTAGGTGCCTTTCGGCATATTTTAGGAAATTGCTCAATGTTGGTTCTTTTGGGTTTTTGTGGTCTAAACAATATAGTCGAATCTATTGTCTCAAACATCAATGGTGTACTTTGTTGTTGGCTTTGCAATGTTTAACGTTATATATTGACTTTGATTTGATGAAGTGGAATGCTGTGTCTGCAAAATGCCTATTCAAGTTTATCTCTTTGAGAGTTTCTTCACTATAGTACTTTATCAAGCTtaattgtgtttttctttttggtttTATATATTTTGACAGCTTTATCAAGTGGATtagttgaattttgtttgattAATGAGCCAGAAGAAGAAAAGTTTGACTGATTTTGGTTATGGCAGTAAGGAGACTTTACCAGGTGGAGTTTCAGTCAATAAAAAGAGAGTTGAAAAAGGGATTTCACAACTAAAGGTTTTCACTTTGTTTCTTTCTACTCTCTTCTGATTTTGGATTATCAAACCCAGTTTTAGATATTATTCAATTATGGAACTAATAATAaactatattatataatataatctctTATACTATAACAAGCTCCCCTTTCTCCTTCAAGCAAGAGATGTTGGTCTCATTCTCACTTTCGTCTtgagtagtcttttatttttgtCTTTGGAAAGCAATTAATGTATGTATgctaatataaaatatattaaaagctACACGTGAGGATATATAATGATAACTTCCATGTCAAATTTCAGTAGCTCTAGTAATTAATAATCTCCAAAAAGGTCCGTCGGCAACATCATTCAATTCCTATTATGTATAATTCATCCCAATAAGGTTAATTAATTTCtcaatatagatatatatatatatatatgtttgcatagCATGTTATATAGCTTGGTTCTTAGCAAAAATGGCATATATATGCATGCCTCTTCCCCTTGTTGCCATTGGTAAGTGTAACTCCCTACAGTATCTAAGCGTTAGTGGCTGTCATCAAATTGGTGATGCTGGAATAATGGCCATTGCAAGAGGTTGTCCTCAACTTACCTACCTAGACGTGAGTGTTCTCCAGGTGTGTTCTCCTACTTAATAACCACCAATTACCACCACTTGATTATATGTACACATAGACCCACTACTTTAGTGCAGGTTTGTCTTGCTCACTGTGGTAGAGCATAATTTTTCTGTGTAATAATGCTTATTACCATCATTTGTAATCTCGTTAAAATAAACCTTTATGATAACTCATTGATGCCAAAGTATGTCTAGGTTGACTTTGCTCTGTTTGCTTGTATATTTTAGGGGCTATCAAAATTTTTAAAGTTTCTATGTTTTCTAAGCTTAGTTTTGATCCAATTCATACCAGCCATCTAGGGGACTCGGGAACAAAATTAATCAATAAAAGAAGTTATAAAATCAGCTTACACGTTAAAATGAGTTCATTGTGCCCTGTTTCATTGTGTGTAGCAAAGGACATGGTTTAAAAAGTTAACATGTGTTGTTAAACATGCTTTTATCTGTTATCTACCTGTTCGGTTCTTTTAATTTTTCtctgtatttcttgtttaatttTAGAGGGAAGAAGCAATATGTTTTTTTGCTTCAGTCATTGTTCACCAAGGATGCTGAAGTACTAGCAATTGTTGGTACTGGAGTATTGGTATGTGTATATTTGTTGTTCATAAGTCTAATTGCTTTTCATTTGCCTTTGGGTAACTGGCCATGAATAGACTTCATAATGACGCTCTCTAAAACTGTTACAGTTTGTCAGTGCTAGTCAACCTCTGAACGCACTAGCTTATGTTTTTGATGGTCTCCATTATGGTGCTTCGGATTTTGCATATGCTGCCCGTGCCATGGTATGCTGAACTTTTGAAAATCTCAGAAATTTTATTTCGTGGGTCTGATCCGAAGATTGCATATTTTGCTCATTTTGACTACTGTTTTTTTTCATAGATGGTGGTGGGAGGAATGTCTTCTGCATTTTTGCTATATACTCCGGCAGTCATTGGTCTTCCCGGGATTTGGTTAGGGTTGACTCTGTTTATGGGTTTGCGGGTGGTGGCTGGATTTTACAGGTATGCATACAATATTTGAGTtcctttttcttaattaaaacaataaaagacaTAAAATTTATGATGAAGCATGAACTATGGGATTTTCAAACTCTTATAAATAGCATTCTATATTGCTTGCTATAATGTTTTGATTCTATATTGCGAATACTCTGTTTGGCAGTGGAATTTTCTCTTCGTTCATCTCTTAGCTTATTGTTTCTCTTTTGTGTTTTTTGATGGTTTAACACAATGCTATCTTTTGGGCTATTAGCTTTCTGATCTGAACAGCACAAAAGAATAATTTCTATCAAATATTACTTGATGTAAATACTATGCTTTAATTTATCTTTGACTTCTATCACTTTGCTTAGTTTATGATTGgtctatttttcaaaataaaataatttaccaaGTAAACAATAGACTTTATAGCATGTAATTCTTGAGACTAGTATGAATAgaactaattttttattagaGAGCAagccttatttttttaatttgtaaatatgattttgtttttcagcATTTGGGTTAGCATTTATAACTTGAATTTCAAATTGGAAGGTCACTTTTGTTTTAATACTATGAAAATTTCAGGGTCATGTATAGTTTCTCCTTGAAATTAACATGATTTTACTTTTCATTATATAGTTTCTCCtttaattttcttgattttacCCAACTGAAGAGTTTTTACTTCTATTTTTGTTGTTATTGAATTTTTGGAGCTTGTTTTCCTtggtcaaaaataaaattttattttagcaAGAACAAAAAAGATAAAATATACTGTAGTTGTTGCATCACTTTATGTCTTAATCAATTGTTAGTAACTTGATCTTGGGAATTGGTAGTTTAGTTTGTTGGCGGGAATTTCATTGCATTAGAAAGCTTTAAGACTGCATAGAGCATAATATTTGGTTGACATGTCTTTGCTTACATCCTGGTTAGATGTTTGCTTCATAATGTATAATGATATGACTTAAGTCAAGTTTTTGTGCCATGCTTGCTTGATTTCTTGTTGTGTTAATAGTATGTTGTTGAATGTGGTGATTTTTTTTTGTCTAAAGCGGCTAAAATGATTCTGCTCTACTTTAATATGGTCTGCACTACTTTAATATGGTCAAGGCAAACTATGTTATAAAGTATGTGGAAGAACGTTTAAATTGCATTTTATTTCAGTAGCTATTAATTTTGATAAACACCTCATAGGAATAGAGGTGCTCATTGTGTGTTCTCTTAAGAAATCATCTAGTCTCCTGGACTTGTAATTCACTTTTACGCTATCTTCTCTTCATAGTTTTGactaaataatttctattctcacTGCTATTAAATGTGAGAGATGTCTTGAATCATGCTTATGCTTGTTGTGTGCAATGCTTGCAGTTTGGATTTTATTGTGATTTTTTGTGAGCTTATTTTTATGTCAAGTTGAGAGCATGGCAGCTTGTTAACTTGGCACTTTAAAATTTCTCACATTAATAGGCTTATGATGCTACCTTGTTCTGTATTACTATGTTCTATACCTTTAGAggatttcgaggatgaagtctctctTTTAATTGCTAGAGACTCATGGTTCTTGGTTTTGACAATGGATAATGATGTAGGATTTTTAAAATCTGATCACAACATAAAACTAAGAACCCACTTCTGAATTATCTTAAGTTGTTTGATCTCACCAAGGGATTATCTTTTGCTGCTGGTTTTAATGAAGTTTGAAGTGGTTTGGTGCTATTATCAGTAATCCTTCCATAACTTTAAATTTCAGCCAAATGTACTGAACTATTGTTGTGGCTGGAAAGCATCAATtatatgtttgttttgtttttagacaGAGCAAAGGGAATTACTGGCTTtgattttcttgttcttttttaccttattgtttatgttcttgattttataATTATCATTTTTCTTACTCTCATTGGTTGTCCTGAGAGTGAGGATAATGAAAAGTTGGgtttcatttctttgttgtttgTATTTTTGAAAGAAATCAACATTCAGAGGCTGGGGtgatgtcttttattttattttttgagatgCAGAGGTGATGCTTTAAAAGTATTAATTATTATCAAATGAGTTGAGGTATTTTTTGAGCCAAATATTGGTTTGGTTTTGTGATTGGAGAATAGTGGAGTGTATGTATGTTGATGATCATATATTGCTATATCGTATAGAGAGAAAATGAACTCTAGTCTTGGTGTCTGGAGTGTAAAGagatttattcttcttctttgtttatgATAGACatacaaaaattcaaataaagaagACTATAACTTAACTATCCCAAAATTGAGAATAGTTTCTGGTAACATACTGTCCTTACTCAGATAAGGTAACAAATAATAGGTTAGTATGGTATCCTCGATTTTTGATTGAAAACGGATGAGAGAAACAAAATAGTAAGCAAAGTATTATGGAAACTGGAAAGGCTTCTCAGATTAGTTGGGGGCTGATGCCATTGTCTTAGATATGAATGGTCTAGAATCTGTGAAACTGAGACACTAAAACACAGCTAACAAAGAATAGCACCACATTAACTGAACCATTTATTACTCATGTAGAATAAAATCACTCTGTAGACACTAAAACACAGCTAACACTAGAATATTTGATTTTGGCATACCTGATCTTGCAACAAGTTTATATGTTTTATCCTCGTGCTTAGTTAAAATCACTCTGATTGTTGCAGCAATCACAAGTGCATGTGCAAAGTGCATAGTTTGAGGTTTTCAAACAGGTTGCTGCATTTTGTTTATGCAATATTTTTTCATGGCAACTTTTCATTTGGCTAGAAAATAATTGCTGGAAAACTTGTTATATGTAGAAGTTGAACCTTGCATATAATTTTGATATTCCACtataaaaatatttgaaaaatattatactccaaatccaaaagaaaaaaaaagaacagaATAAGTAAAGAATAAATGAAGTACCTAACGTATAATAACAAATTAAGAACTGAAACAATTGCAGAAATGGAGCACGTGATTTTTTTTAGGTACCATTTGATCTATATAATATACATGGATATATACATGTAACATCAGCCATACATTATATATCaatgaaaaattgaaaataaaactcTTGTTTCATATCAGGCAATGAGTCTATATTCCTCAGTATTACTATCTGCTATTGATATCTGATTTCCATGTTCAGGAGAGGATATTTTTGTATGCATCTGTTTGGAaatcttgatattattatttgaTGATGAGGGTGAAAATAACTTAATAGCTTGATGCtaatttcttattttctttcccAATTTCCATGAGCCTAGATCATAGCTCCTACCAGTTTTTCTTTTGGGTTTATTCTGGCTATATAGTGGCTGTAGTTAAGGTGTTTGGTCAAAGGAAAATCTCTTTAATGCTTTAAATTTTGTTATCTATGTTTCTGTAAATCCGCTTGTATTCGGACCAATTGCAGCGGCGCAGGAAGGGACTCCTCCAACAGGTTCTGTCAGCCCTCTTCTTTCTTTGTATTCaactttttctttgttattatcGAATTGATTGAAAGCTGAAATAGTTATTATTGAGAAGATTGAATGCTGAAATAGATAATATAGAATTGAGCAGTGGgtttatactttatatttttgagtaattgatGTGGTTACTGGTTTATATATTGCTTAATATCTTGTTTTCACTTGAGAATATTCATTTGGACATTTGGTTTCAAATCTTTTATTTTTCTCAGCTTTTCATTTTTAAAGCACACAAGTGTTTGGCAAAATGTGTCAGATAATATTACTTATTGTTTGTTTCACAAAATGTCCCAGAGAATTATAAGCatattttaaatgattgtttGTTTGAATAGTAAGAATGTctgagagaatatatatatatgtcatgatcTTTGTAatcaatctcatttttacacactAGAAAAAACTAAGATCAGTTGGGCAGTTTACAATTGGATTTTTGCCACCCGAAATATACATTGGTTTGGTTGAACACTATAATATGCATGTGTACCTATaagatacaaaataaacatataagAATCTGATCTCACTTGGCTAGTGGTTGCTCATTTTTTTGTTCTGTTACCAGAAAAAATATTTGGACATGGAAGTAGTGTGTTCGAAAGTTTCAAACTTTGGATTATTTTGGCTTTTATTGATTGTTGCTTTTACTAGTAGGCAGAAGTTAggccttgttttaagttgcatgttttgttgctttaGTCGTTGTTTttcatggtagtacatcttgctataccctgctgtttcgtcaagttttggagttattacaaatttaatttaaactttatatgcttacaggtggaaactagcttaagtcttatgttcttaataataaaaggacttttttttttacaatgtgcaggtatattgagatgatttctttggagcaattcctgacaacatttgtagttgaagCCTTTAGAAtagaagaatgtatttcactaatttttgtatacatttcttgttttgtatttagtgataaaggaatctgaat from Humulus lupulus chromosome 5, drHumLupu1.1, whole genome shotgun sequence encodes the following:
- the LOC133777417 gene encoding 3-hydroxy-3-methylglutaryl-coenzyme A reductase 2; translation: MATTEGFLIASTNRACKAIHLSGGATSVLLRDGMTRAPVVRFNSAKRASELKFFLEDPENFGTLSIVFNRLQGIQCAIAGKNVYIRFTCSTGDAMGMNMVSKGVQNVLDFLQNDFHDMDVIGISGNFCSDKKPAAVNWIEGHGTSVVCEAVINEEVVKKVLKTNIHALVELNMLKNLVGSAIAGALGGYNAHASNIVSAVFIATGQNPAQNIESSHCITMMEAINNGKDLHVSVTMPSIEVGTVGGGTQLASQSACLNLLGVKGASKESPGANSKLLATIVAGSVLAGELSLMSAIAAGQLVKSHMKYNRSSKDMSKVAC